In Drosophila innubila isolate TH190305 chromosome 2R unlocalized genomic scaffold, UK_Dinn_1.0 1_C_2R, whole genome shotgun sequence, the following are encoded in one genomic region:
- the LOC117783571 gene encoding uncharacterized protein LOC117783571 codes for MNKTTIWYAAVLLLVYFTLVFCEESPENTDTQLLSTNTDTDMDTETLLNAGRDLLEFEGRTRRHRHHFWYRHLWPLAIAYWIKVKVVIVSFFVGSAIYLGFRYLWPHAKCNHEIILDHPPPSFTHDHIPYSLDHHEHEHYDAPSYDSSPSFEPYSGYSSYSSNSDIVSEYESDPSAGPTGPTGPTGPTGPSSSRRRGKRSVEYESVNTADDEVQQEEHVEIVDEEISESVARQQPAEEQIADFMFAFLGLDSKACRRRFVCEMEFRSKLNPLTSMAFRIVGRGFFDKYTNARNPQSRATNFLECAAVNPECVFVENGEPEIEPETSEAITDTVHAEVTQEDSENTSEAQNEINLQAERRHAKLKQRRGDRKLSSIAEHILTQ; via the exons atgaataaaacaacaatttggtATGCGGCCGTGCTGCTTTTGGTTTACTTCACATTGGTGTTCTGTGAGGAGTCTCCGGAAAACACAGACACTCAATTACTCTCCACTAATACGGATACGGATATGGATACGGAAACTTTACTCAACGCTGGCCGCGATCTATTGGAATTCGAAGGACGTAcacgtcgtcatcgtcatcatttCTGGT ATCGTCATCTGTGGCCTCTGGCAATTGCCTATTGGATCAAGGTGAAAGTGGTTATCGTGTCCTTCTTTGTGGGCAGCGCTATTTACTTGGGCTTCCGTTATCTATGGCCACATGCCAAGTGTAATCATGAAATCATTCTGGATCATCC TCCACCATCTTTCACCCACGATCACATTCCGTACTCCTTGGATCATCATGAGCATGAGCACTATGATGCGCCCTCTTACGACTCCAGTCCCTCGTTTGAGCCCTACTCTGGCTACTCCAGCTACTCCTCCAACTCGGATATTGTGTCCGAATATGAAAGTGATCCCTCAGCTGGCCCAACTGGACCTACAGGACCCACAGGACCTACAGGACCCTCAAGCTCACGTCGACGTGGCAAACGCAGCGTTGAATACGAATCTGTTAACACTGCTGATGATGAAGTGCAGCAGGAGGAGCATGTTGAGATCGTTGATGAAGAAATCTCAGAAAGTGTGGCACGTCAACAGCCCGCCGAGGAGCA AATTGCCGACTTCATGTTTGCCTTTTTGGGTCTCGATTCCAAGGCCTGTCGTCGTCGCTTTGTGTGCGAAATGGAGTTCCGTTCCAAGCTGAATCCATTGACAAGCATGGCCTTCCGCATTGTGGGTCGTGGTTTCTTCGACAAGTATACAAACGCCCGCAATCCTCAGTCAAGAGCTACCAATTTCCTGGAATGTGCCGCAGTCAATCccgagtgtgtgtttgtggagAATGGCGAGCCGGAGATTGAGCCGGAGACGAGTGAAGCAATCACAGACACTGTACATGCCGAAGTCACACAGGAGGATTCGGAGAACACGTCCGAGGCTCAAAACGAGATCAATTTGCAGGCGGAGCGTCGTCATGCCAAGCTGAAACAACGTCGTGGAGATCGAAAACTGAGTTCCATTGCGGAGCACATTTTGACACAGTAG
- the LOC117783570 gene encoding nodal modulator 3, whose product MRSTRQFSGFLLILILINIIGQINSQANEVIGCGGFIKSHAEIDFSKVEIKLLTKQGSLKDKTDCSPSNGYYFLPIYDKGEYLLSISPPPGWSFEPEHVELNFDGKNDVCSQGKDVNFVFKGFGITGKVALATGSGARDVDVELKSDQGEIRRTKTDINGIFFFTPIIPGKYLVHASHPKWHFSKAEHNVVVVSGNTELPANSLVVSGFDINGNFDRSSQLPANIAVVLYRKKGQTLQPKCNKSPTAPANKLNNDYESSASCYVLAEKGEYSFKDVPTGKYLLQAVNENSNLKLHLTPKFVEVEVGKDTLQLKEEFKISGFSVSGQVLRSAGGAPLKSAIVKLNNEKVAETDDTGSYTLENIKAGSYNIEIESPKLQFEPLQVKTQISTPTLPVIVPSAYEVCGKVVSPKSFVVGITKTGSTFHTTVTTKPESGSWCAYLPAGKYNFEVLTTDADKSSGVQFFPVQQQSEVGDAPVSGITFSQLRAKIRGELKCLPDATATCTTAEITLQGLDATGQPTDNKWKAKALRGKYSFKDVLPGPYEITIPQGNLCYESTRVFLNVAAAEENAPPFIQKGYEVSIISSHRALMRYTHVTGPSEPKAATETLKILSGVNTFCVSKYGSYDFKLEGCHIYDDTLPSKFITPEPEQLQTLIVNAIAHKTGVRVLSTESNADSLRLAVETETNGKQIITPIAESHKVDGKYAYRYETYLKPDEIMHITPLSDVLLFAPQHQQVVGGSDCVDIAFNFVATRGLILRGKVVPAIKEAKVTLSFPDHPELVAIDTLTSVTGEFKFGPIDESLKFELKAEKESYVFGEYNRQSNSFNAHKLCEIEVTVQDDAGQPLSGVLLSLSGGESYRKNLVTGDNGAINFHSLSPSQYFLRPMMKEYKFEPNSKMIDIKDGETIQVTLTGKRFAYSIFGAITSLNGDPFAEVNVQAIATESCQHQQEEATSELSGQYRIRGLQPGCTYLVRVVTDDEKVHRSIPGNHTVTVGNEDVRNINLIAINPIKIVDITARIVASHNDFYKSLRIVMYKRGASDSPVFSQKVASPLNPKASFNPGIMVYFPRIPLDGKSYVVELQSTLSDKTYSYKLPSFSFVADKCSVYVKLEFNPEVRATEADLNQNSIGALVLIALVAIAFFKQDLAVTFLSFIWDKLNDIVADIAQRQKGKTSVRKNEPINQREIEQMADQINAIKKRKVKKI is encoded by the exons atgaggtCGACGAGGCAGTTTTCCggctttttattaatattaattttaattaatataattggCCAAATAAACTCACAAGCCAATGAAGTAATTGGCTGTGGTGGTTTTATTAAAAGCCATGCCGAAATTGACTTTTCCAAAGTTGAAATCAAACT TTTGACAAAACAAGGCTCGCTGAAGGACAAAACTGACTGCTCACCATCGAATGGATATTATTTCCTGCCCATCTACGACAAGGGTGAATATCTATTGAGCATTTCACCGCCGCCCGGCTGGAGTTTTGAACCCGAACACGTTGAGCTGAATTTCGACGGAAAGAATGACGTGTGCAGTCAGGGCAAAGATGTTAATTTCGTATTCAAGGGCTTTGGCATCACTGGCAAGGTGGCTCTGGCCACTGGCAGCGGAGCACGTGATGTCGATGTTGAATTGAAGTCAGATCAGGGCGAGATAAGACGCACCAAGACAGACATCAATGGCATCTTCTTCTTTACACCGATCATACCCGGCAAATACTTGGTACACGCCTCCCACCCCAAGTGGCATTTCTCCAAAGCGGAACACAATGTGGTAGTTGTCAGCGGCAACACAGAGCTGCCAGCGAACTCATTGGTCGTCTCCGGCTTCGATATCAATGGCAACTTTGATAGAAGCTCCCAGCTTCCAGCCAACATTGCTGTCGTGCTCTATCGCAAGAAGGGT CAAACTCTTCAGCCCAAGTGCAACAAATCCCCCACTGCGCCCGCAAATAAACTGAATAATGACTACGAGAGCTCTGCCTCTTGTTATGTGCTGGCGGAGAAAGGAGAATACAGCTTTAAGGATGTGCCAACTGGCAAGTATCTGCTGCAGGCTGTCAACGAGAACTCGAATTTGAAACTGCATCTAACACCCAAGTTTGTGGAAGTGGAGGTTGGCAAGGACACTCTGCAGCTCAAGGAGGAGTTCAAGATTAGTGGCTTTTCAGTTTCCGGTCAAGTTTTGCGCTCCGCTGGTGGTGCGCCTTTAAAATCCGCCATTGTCAAGCTAAACAATGAGAAGGTGGCCGAAACCGATGATACAGGCAGTTACACATTGGAAAACATTAAGGCCGGCAgttataatattgaaattgaatcacCAAAGCTTCAGTTTGAGCCGCTGCAAGTGAAGACGCAGATTTCCACACCCACGCTGCCCGTAATTGTACCTTCTGCTTATGAAGTATGCGGCAAAGTTGTCTCCCCCAAGTCATTCGTCGTGGGCATTACAAAAACTGGATCCACCTTCCATACGACGGTTACAACGAAGCCGGAGAGCGGCAGCTGGTGTGCATATCTGCCTGCTGGCAAATACAACTTTGAAGTGCTCACCACGGATGCGGACAAGAGCAGCGGCGTTCAATTCTTCCCTGTGCAGCAGCAGTCCGAAGTTGGAGATGCTCCCGTCAGTGGAATTACCTTCTCGCAGTTGCGTGCCAAGATTCGTGGAGAGCTTAAGTGTCTGCCAGATGCCACCGCCACTTGTACAACGGCTGAGATTACGCTACAAGGTCTGGATGCCACTGGACAGCCGACGGACAATAAATGGAAGGCCAAGGCGCTTC GCGGAAAGTATTCCTTTAAGGATGTGCTGCCAGGTCCCTACGAGATTACCATACCACAGGGAAATCTTTGCTACGAATCCACTCGAGTCTTCTTAAATGTTGCGGCAGCCGAAGAGAATGCGCCTCCATTCATACAGAAAGGCTACGAAGTCTCCATAATTTCCAGCCATCGTGCTCTG ATGAGATATACACATGTGACAGGACCTTCTGAGCCTAAGGCCGCCACTGAAACCCTGAAGATTCTATCCGGCGTCAACACATTCTGCGTTTCTAAATACGGAAGCTATGACTTTAAGCTTGAGGGATGTCACATATACGATGATACGTTGCCCAGTAAATTCATCACACCTGAGCCGGAGCAGCTGCAGACATTGATTGTCAATGCCATTGCCCACAAGACAGGGGTGCGTGTCTTGTCCACGGAATCAAATGCAGATTCCCTCAGATTGGCTGTGGAAACGGAGACAAACGGCAAGCAAATAATCACCCCAATTGCTGAATCCCACAAGGTGGATGGCAAATACGCTTATCGCTATGAAACCTATCTGAAACCTGATGAAATCATGCACATAACTCCATTGAGTGATGTCCTGTTGTTTGCACCACAGCATCAACAAGTTGTGGGTGGCAGCGATTGTGTGGATATTGCCTTTAACTTTGTTGCCACACGTGGTTTGATTCTGCGGGGCAAAGTGGTGCCAGCCATTAAGGAGGCAAAGGTAACGCTTAGTTTCCCCGATCACCCAGAGCTTGTGGCAATCGATACCCTCACCTCAGTCACTGGAGAGTTCAAATTTGGTCCCATCGATGAGAGTCTGAAGTTTGAGCTCAAGGCTGAAAAAGAATCTTATGTATTCGGTGAATACAATCGTCAGTCGAATTCATTTAATGCCCACAAACTGTGCGAGATTGAGGTCACTGTTCAGGATGATGCTGGCCAACCGCTCAGTGGTGTCTTACTATCTCTTAGCGGTGGTGAGAGCTATCGCAAGAACTTGGTTACCGGCGATAATGGCGCTATCAACTTCCATTCGCTGTCCCCGTCACAGTACTTCCTGCGTCCCATGATGAAGGAGTACAAATTCGAGCCCAATTCCAAAATGATTGACATCAAGGATGGTGAAACCATACAGGTTACCCTAAc cgGCAAGCGCTTTGCTTACTCAATCTTTGGAGCAATTACCTCACTGAATGGCGATCCCTTTGCGGAGGTTAATGTCCAGGCCATTGCCACGGAGAGTTGTCAGCATCAGCAGGAGGAGGCAACCAGCGAGCTCAGTGGACAGTATCGCATACGTGGACTACAACCTGGCTGCACTTACCTGGTGCGTGTGGTGACTGACGACGAGAAGGTGCATCGTTCCATTCCCGGAAATCACACGGTCACCGTGGGCAATGAAGATGTGCGCAATATTAATCTGATTGCCATCAATCCAATAAAGATTGTGGACATTACTGCACGCATTGTGGCTTCACACAACGATTTCTACAAATCGTTACGCATTGTGATGTACAAACGAGGTGCATCCGATTCTCCTGTATTCTCCCAGAAAGTTGCTTCTCCGCTGAATCCTAAGGCTAGCTTTAATCCTGGCATTATGGTTTATTTCCCGCGCATTCCTCTCGATGGCAAGAGCTATGTGGTGGAACTGCAGTCGACGCTGTCCGACAAGACGTACTCCTATAAACTTCCTTCATTCAGTTTTGTGGCTGACAAATGTTCCGTCTATGTGAAGCTGGAGTTCAATCCGGAAGTGCGTGCAACTGAGGCTGATCTCAATCAGAATTCGATTGGTGCTTTGGTGCTCATCGCCTTGGTGGCCATTGCCTTCTTTAAACAGGATCTGGCCGTCACCTTCCTCAGTTTTATCTGGGACAAACTGAACGACATCGTTGCGGACATTGCCCAGCGACAAAAGGGCAAGACAAGCGTGAGGAAGAACGAGCCCATTAATCAGCGTGAGATCGAACAAATGGCCGATCAGATAAATGCGATCAAAAAGAGAAAAGTCAAAAAGATTTAG